From Entelurus aequoreus isolate RoL-2023_Sb linkage group LG22, RoL_Eaeq_v1.1, whole genome shotgun sequence, one genomic window encodes:
- the LOC133639838 gene encoding retinitis pigmentosa 1-like 1 protein — MKSWVRLCCVLVLLALSAAGSSIHDEEPLVPLRLQEAEKNLFPCGCGTTEEHPSQSTSNDTPAPERPMCQPCSPSPAASEEELEPDQTAQIKASAVEVTGNVQEQNEASLQDIVAEEENQEGESSHESQEEKVENEVVASTAEEFMDEGEKGEAEDLPQVEAVGADLEEEELIQELEIDLEQEEEVGEIVLKDAMIEEVFVEAGSEPEEILKMVAESEETTDSEPEIISELEAGHDTDPEVMSDLEAEPPIVFEPEAEDDTEPEIMSEPETEDDTESEIMSEPETEDDTEPEIMSEPEAEDDTEPEIMSEPETEDDTEQEPDAKPAIISEPEAEDDSEPEIMSEPEAEDEAEPKTNAEPVSETEADDNTGPQPEAFTSDPEVEYHADPTFTSEPQAEDVAEPEMISESEADNNPEEESDVEPEVTSELANEDVEPEHAIDPEVKSGPAADDGFHPQPEAASHAPEVTSDPEVEHNAEPKGVTGSEEGTQEVTNIVVEVDAQQLELVPEPEAEPQVIPEVETAGEVTPQSVEEVKLEDFGEETTAEKAPRVEDTPVEVKKPTQSKDKGKVNEGPALRDLSHIEDTLRLAAAEPSAQLTAAMKKLLNVYHTAIKPVEQTYKYNELRQHEVSDGEIHSKPMVLFLGPWSVGKSSMINYLLGLHGTSQELYTGAEPTTSEYTVIMHGEKLRTIEGVVMAADTSRSFSPLEKFGQSFLERLVGYEMPHKLLERVTIVDTPGIIENRKQQERGYPYNEVCQWFIDRADLIFLVFDPTKLDVGGELEMLFRLMKGRESQIRIILNKADSLSTQDLMRVYGALFWSMAPLINATEPPRVYVSSFWPQDYAVDTSQDLFMKEEISLLEDLNQVIENQIENKIAFVRQHGIRVRIHALLVDRYLQTYYDKVGWFNDPYEVFHDIVTDPDKYYIFKSILAKTNVSKFDLPSKEAYQDFFGVNPISNFQQLCYYCSWRGDCMLDRLEKAISQELPNLLMSVSKAMPAPAKPAPTPQTSAASAACKGPECEEKPKNRWRKQ, encoded by the exons ATGAAGTCTTGGGTGCGCTTGTGCTGCGTTCTGGTTCTGCTGGCTCTGTCTGCTGCAG GGTCTTCCATCCATGATGAGGAGCCACTGGTACCTCTGCGGCTCCAGGAGGCCGAAAAGAACCTCTTCCCCTGTGGATGCGGCACAACAGAGGAGCATCCCAGCCAGAGCACCTCCAATGACACCCCAGCCCCAGAGAGGCCCATGTGTCAGCCCTGCAGCCCGTCACCTGCAGCATCTGAGGAGGAGCTTGAACCAGATCAGACAGCACAAATCAAGGCTTCCGCCGTTGAGGTAACAGGAAACGTACAAGAACAGAACGAAGCTTCTCTCCAAGACATTGTGGCAGAAGAGGAAAACCAAGAGGGGGAGTCATCTCATGAATCACAGGAGGAGAAGGTGGAGAATGAAGTTGTTGCATCAACTGCAGAAGAGTTCATGGATGAGGGGGAGAAAGGCGAAGCAGAGGACTTACCTCAAGTTGAAGCAGTTGGTGCTGATCTCGAAGAAGAAGAACTAATACAGGAATTGGAAATCGATCTAGAACAGGAGGAAGAAGTGGGAGAAATTGTGCTGAAGGATGCCATGATAGAGGAAGTATTTGTAGAAGCTGGATCAGAACCAGAGGAGATTCTTAAAATGGTTGCAGAGTCAGAAGAGACCACAGACTCTGAACCAGAAATTATATCAGAACTTGAAGCAGGACATGACACAGATCCAGAAGTTATGTCAGATCTCGAAGCAGAACCACCCATCGTGTTTGAACCTGAAGCAGAAGACGACACTGAACCAGAAATCATGTCAGAACCTGAAACAGAAGATGACACTGAATCTGAAATTATGTCAGAACCTGAAACAGAAGATGACACTGAACCAGAAATCATGTCAGAACCTGAAGCAGAAGATGACACTGAACCCGAAATCATGTCAGAACCTGAAACAGAAGATGACACTGAGCAAGAACCAGATGCAAAACCAGCCATCATTTCTGAACCTGAAGCAGAAGATGACAGTGAACCAGAAATCATGTCAGAACCTGAAGCAGAAGATGAGGCTGAGCCAAAAACAAATGCAGAACCTGTGTCAGAAACTGAAGCAGACGATAATACTGGACCACAACCTGAAGCGTTTACATCAGACCCTGAAGTGGAATATCATGCAGATCCCACATTCACATCAGAACCTCAAGCGGAAGATGTTGCTGAACCAGAAATGATATCAGAATCTGAAGCAGACAATAATCCTGAAGAAGAATCTGATGTAGAACCAGAAGTCACATCAGAACTTGCAAATGAGGATGTTGAACCAGAACATGCAATCGATCCAGAAGTGAAATCAGGACCTGCAGCAGATGACGGTTTTCATCCACAACCTGAAGCTGCATCTCATGCACCAGAAGTTACATCAGACCCTGAAGTAGAACATAACGCTGAACCAAAAGGGGTAACAGGTTCTGAAGAGGGAACACAGGAAGTTACAAATATTGTTGTTGAAGTAGATGCCCAACAACTTGAACTTGTTCCTGAGCCTGAAGCAGAGCCACAGGTTATTCCGGAAGTCGAGACAGCTGGGGAAGTCACACCACAGTCCGTTGAGGAAGTAAAATTGGAAGATTTTGGAGAGGAAACCACAGCAGAGAAGGCTCCTCGGGTGGAGGACACTCCTGTGGAGGTCAAGAAACCTACACAGTCTAAGGACAAAG GAAAAGTAAATGAGGGTCCAGCACTGAGGGACCTCTCCCACATTGAGGACACACTGCGACTGGCAGCTGCTGAACCCTCAGCTCAGTTGACAG CCGCAATGAAGAAGCTTCTGAACGTCTACCACACCGCCATCAAACCAGTAGAGCAAACCTACAAGTACAATGAACTCAGGCAGCATGAAGTCTCAG ATGGAGAGATACACTCAAAGCCTATGGTTCTGTTCCTTGGACCCTGGAGTGTTGGCAAGTCCTCTATGATCAACTACCTGCTCGGTCTTCATGGCACATCACAAGAACTCTATACAG GTGCTGAACCCACTACATCCGAGTACACCGTCATTATGCACGGAGAAAAGTTGCGCACAATAGAGGGCGTCGTCATGGCCGCCGACACCTCGCGTTCCTTCTCCCCCTTGGAAAAGTTTGGTCAAAGTTTCCTGGAACGACTGGTGGGCTACGAGATGCCCCACAAGCTGCTTGAGAGGGTCACCATTGTTGATACCCCCGGCATCATCGAAAACCGCAAACAGCAGGAGAGAG GATACCCTTACAACGAGGTGTGCCAGTGGTTCATTGACCGAGCTGATCTCATTTTCCTGGTGTTCGACCCCACCAAACTTGACGTTGGTGGGGAGCTTGAAATGCTCTTCAGACTGATGAAGGGACGCGAGTCCCAAATCCGCATAATCCTCAACAAGGCTGACAGTCTCTCCACCCAGGACCTTATGAGGGTCTACGGGGCCCTGTTCTGGAGCATGGCGCCCCTCATCAATGCCACGGAACCTCCTCGGGTGTATGTGAGCTCTTTCTGGCCTCAGGATTATGCAGTAGATACCAGTCAGGACCTTTTTATGAAAGAGGAGATCTCTCTGCTAGAGGACCTCAACCAG GTGATTGAGAACCAGATCGAGAATAAGATTGCGTTCGTCCGGCAGCATGGCATCCGTGTGCGCATCCATGCCCTCCTTGTGGACCGTTATCTGCAGACCTACTACGACAAGGTGGGCTGGTTTAATGACCCCTATGAGGTGTTCCACGACATCGTCACTGACCCAGACAAGTACTACATCTTCAAGTCCATTCTGGCCAAGACTAACGTCAGCAAGTTTGACCTGCCTAGTAAGGAGGCCTATCAGGATTTCTTCGGCGTGAATCCAATCTCCAACTTCCAGCAGCTGTGCTACTACTGCAGCTGGCGCGGCGACTGCATGCTGGATCGCTTAGAGAAGGCCATCTCGCAGGAGCTCCCCAATCTACTTATGAGTGTCAGCAAGGCCATGCCCGCCCCAGCCAAGCCTGCCCCGACACCTCAAACCTCAGCCGCCTCCGCCGCCTGCAAGGGGCCTGAGTGTGAGGAGAAACCCAAAAATCGTTGGAGGAAGCAGTGA